In a single window of the Minwuia thermotolerans genome:
- a CDS encoding TetR/AcrR family transcriptional regulator, producing the protein MSSPDTDTKTRIFRATIELLESGETARLRMADIARKAGVSRQALYLHFDSRADLLVAATRFQDEEKGTARRLAPSRTAQTGAERLDAFVAAWTAYIPEVYPAARALLAIYESDPEAAAAWDQRMADMKEGCAAAIGALARDGMLSPGFTADAATDMLWTLLSVRNWELLVLRSGWSQPTYEATLLASARKLFVAGPE; encoded by the coding sequence ATGTCAAGTCCCGATACCGACACGAAGACCCGGATATTCCGGGCCACGATCGAGCTGCTGGAAAGCGGCGAGACCGCCAGGCTGCGCATGGCCGACATCGCCCGGAAGGCGGGCGTCTCGCGCCAGGCGCTCTATCTCCACTTCGACAGCCGCGCCGACCTGCTGGTGGCGGCGACGCGCTTCCAGGACGAGGAGAAGGGCACGGCACGGCGTCTTGCCCCCAGCCGCACGGCGCAGACCGGCGCCGAACGGCTGGACGCCTTCGTCGCCGCCTGGACGGCCTACATTCCGGAGGTCTATCCGGCGGCGCGGGCGCTGCTGGCGATCTACGAGTCAGACCCCGAGGCCGCCGCGGCGTGGGACCAGCGAATGGCGGACATGAAGGAAGGCTGCGCCGCGGCCATCGGGGCGCTGGCGCGCGACGGCATGCTTTCGCCGGGTTTCACGGCGGACGCGGCAACGGACATGCTCTGGACCCTGCTGTCCGTACGGAACTGGGAACTGCTGGTGCTCAGGAGCGGCTGGTCGCAGCCGACCTATGAGGCGACCCTGCTGGCCAGCGCGCGCAAGCTGTTCGTGGCGGGACCGGAGTGA
- a CDS encoding NAD(P)-dependent oxidoreductase → MNIIVFGATGSIGRHVVRQALAEGHRVTAFQRTAPAREPENPNLVHQLGDVLDAEAVARAVHGQDAVVVALGAGRHGNVRAAGTRNIIAAMERHGPKRLVCLSTLGAGDSRHLLNFFWKRIMFGLLLRAAYADHQTQEQAVRESDLDWTLVRPGAFTDGDLTGDYRHGALSAADRLQLKVSRADVAHFMLGALSGGGYLRRVAALSY, encoded by the coding sequence ATGAACATCATCGTCTTCGGCGCCACCGGCTCGATCGGCCGTCACGTCGTCCGCCAGGCCTTGGCCGAAGGGCATCGCGTCACCGCCTTCCAGCGCACGGCGCCGGCACGCGAACCGGAGAACCCGAATCTCGTCCACCAGCTGGGCGACGTGCTGGATGCGGAGGCCGTGGCCCGCGCGGTGCATGGCCAGGACGCGGTGGTGGTCGCCCTGGGCGCCGGCCGGCACGGCAATGTGCGCGCGGCGGGGACCCGCAACATCATCGCCGCCATGGAACGGCACGGCCCGAAGCGGCTGGTCTGCCTCTCCACGCTCGGCGCGGGGGACAGCCGTCACCTGCTGAACTTCTTCTGGAAGCGGATCATGTTCGGTCTGCTGTTGCGGGCGGCCTATGCCGACCATCAGACGCAGGAGCAGGCGGTGCGCGAGAGCGATCTCGACTGGACCCTGGTGCGGCCGGGCGCCTTCACCGACGGCGATCTGACCGGCGACTACCGTCACGGCGCGCTCTCGGCGGCGGACCGGCTGCAGTTGAAGGTCTCCCGCGCCGATGTCGCCCATTTCATGCTGGGCGCGTTGTCTGGCGGCGGCTATCTGCGCCGCGTGGCGGCGCTTTCCTACTGA
- a CDS encoding AEC family transporter: MEPIVNIVLPVFAIVAAGYLCGRRGLLGDDSSRALNSFVYWVALPALLFRAMATVDLDSIHEPDFLLGFAGAIVLLWTASILVAKFVFGRSLAEAALHGMNGVYGNTGYMGIPLAIAAWGEAAALPAIMATVIAALIVGVAIFLIEAGGRGAASPGRVALTAAGAVVKNPMIAAPVLGLLWAAGGLDLPVPVDAFTGILGAAAGPCALFAIGLFMVGKPTSEGRIEVGVMTATKLLVQPALTAVLVFLVFPADPLWAKVAVLMAALPTGAGSFVLAQAYGIYVLRTSSVILASTVLSVATVSVIFLCFPPGV; this comes from the coding sequence ATGGAGCCCATCGTCAACATCGTCCTGCCGGTCTTCGCCATCGTCGCCGCGGGCTATCTCTGCGGCCGGCGCGGCCTGCTGGGCGACGACAGTTCGCGCGCACTCAACAGCTTCGTCTACTGGGTGGCGCTGCCGGCGCTGCTGTTCCGCGCCATGGCGACCGTGGACCTGGACAGCATCCACGAGCCCGATTTCCTGCTGGGCTTCGCGGGCGCGATCGTCCTTCTCTGGACGGCTTCCATCCTGGTGGCGAAGTTCGTCTTCGGGCGCAGCCTGGCGGAGGCCGCGCTCCACGGCATGAACGGCGTCTACGGCAATACCGGCTACATGGGCATTCCGCTGGCCATCGCCGCCTGGGGCGAGGCGGCGGCGCTGCCGGCGATCATGGCGACGGTGATCGCCGCGCTCATCGTCGGCGTCGCCATCTTCCTGATCGAGGCCGGCGGCCGCGGCGCGGCAAGTCCCGGCCGGGTGGCGCTGACCGCCGCCGGCGCGGTGGTGAAGAACCCGATGATCGCCGCGCCGGTGCTGGGGCTTCTCTGGGCCGCCGGCGGGCTCGATCTGCCGGTTCCCGTGGACGCCTTCACCGGCATCCTGGGCGCAGCGGCCGGACCCTGCGCGCTGTTCGCCATCGGACTGTTCATGGTCGGCAAGCCGACCAGCGAAGGGCGCATCGAGGTCGGCGTCATGACCGCCACCAAGCTGCTGGTCCAGCCGGCGCTGACGGCGGTTCTGGTCTTCCTCGTCTTCCCCGCCGATCCGCTCTGGGCCAAGGTCGCGGTGCTGATGGCGGCGCTGCCGACGGGCGCCGGCAGCTTCGTGCTGGCGCAGGCCTACGGAATCTACGTGCTGCGCACGTCCTCCGTGATCCTGGCCAGCACGGTGCTGTCGGTGGCGACGGTCTCCGTCATCTTCCTCTGCTTCCCGCCCGGCGTCTGA